A window of the Ostrea edulis chromosome 1, xbOstEdul1.1, whole genome shotgun sequence genome harbors these coding sequences:
- the LOC125676859 gene encoding coatomer subunit beta'-like isoform X5 gives MPLRLDIKRKLSARSDRVKCVDLHPTEPWMLASLYNGNVHVWNHESQQLIKSFEVCDLPVRSSRFVPRKNWVITGSDDMQIRVFNYNTLERVNQFEAHSDYIRSLAVHPTQPFILSSSDDMLIKLWDWEKKWTCTQVFEGHSHYVMQIVINPKDNNTFASASLDRTVKVWQLGSNTPNFTLEGHEKGVNCVDYYSGGDKPYLISGADDRLIKIWDYQNKTCVQTLEGHAQNISAVAFHPELPIIMTGSEDGTVRIWHANTYRLESTLNYGLERVWTIAAQKGSNNVALGYDEGSIIIKLGREEPAMSMDSSGKIIWAKHSEVQQANIKAIGDQDVKDGERLPLAVKDMGSCEIYPQTIAHNPNGRFVVVCGDGEYIIYTAMALRNKSFGSAQEFVWSSDSSVYAIRESTSSVKIFKNFKEQRAFKPEFGAEGIYGGYMLGTRSVSGLAFYDWESTELVRRIEITPKNVYWSENGELCCITTDESFFVLKYNAEAVEKARENREDVGEDGIEEAFDVVGEIEETVKTGVWVGDCFIYTNSVNRLNYYVGGEIVTIAHLDRLMYLLGYIPKDNRLYLGDKELNIVSFSLLVSVLEYQTAVMRRDFETADKILPMIPREHRSRVAHFLEKQGFKSQALAVTCDPEHKFELALQLGDLKTCYQIAKEAESEQKWKQLAELAISKCEFGLAQECLHQANDFGGLLLLASSAGNAQMVAKLGDTAEKAGQNNVAFISHFVLGRLEECLEVLINTGRLPEAAFFARTYLPSQVSRVVELWREHLGKVNKKAANSLADPQEYENLFPDWKNALKTETFLKPQRQRAIPADKFLRVPPNHERTPVEEMKQAEEQGSFTFVQDPQDGEEEFEQAPETTQQNVKEPTPPQKSEAPPPEPIPSKIEMDDLEKELELDLENMNIDNVDTSDPTEDQDINLDEDLLED, from the exons ATG CCTCTTCGACTTGATATCAAGCGAAAACTGTCGGCACGATCAGACCGTGTCAAGTGTGTTGATTTACACCCTACTGAACCATGGATGTTAGCTAGTTTATATAATGGAAATGTCCATGTATGGAATCACGAGTCTCAG CAACTCATCAAATCCTTTGAGGTGTGTGATTTACCTGTTAGAAGTTCCCGATTTGTTCCCAGGAAAAATTGGGTCATTACTGGCTCG GATGACATGCAGATCCGAGTGTTTAACTACAACACATTGGAACGAGTCAATCAATTTGAGGCTCACTCTGATTACATCAGAAGCTTAGCTGTTCACCCTACTCAGCCATTCATCCTCAGCAGCAGTG ATGATATGTTGATCAAGCTTTGGGACTGGGAGAAGAAGTGGACCTGTACTCAGGTGTTTGAGGGCCACTCTCACTATGTGATGCAGATTGTGATCAACCCCAAGGACAACAACACCTTTGCTAGTGCATCTCTGGACAGAACTGTCAAG GTCTGGCAGCTTGGATCCAACACACCTAATTTCACACTTGAGGGACATGAAAAGGGAGTGAACTGTGTAGACTACTATTCAGGAGGAGATAAACCCTACCTGATCTCAGGAGCTGATGACAGACTGATTAAAATCTGGGACTACCAG AACAAGACATGTGTTCAGACTTTGGAAGGACATGCCCAGAACATTTCTGCTGTGGCATTCCACCCTGAGCTCCCCATAATAATGACTGGGTCAGAAGATG GCACAGTAAGAATCTGGCATGCGAATACATACAGACTCGAGAGCACGCTGAATTACGGACTTGAGAGAGTGTGGACCATTGCAGCTCAGAAGGGTTCCAACAATGTGGCCCTTGGATATGACGAAGGAAGCATCATCATAAAG cTTGGTCGTGAGGAACCAGCTATGTCCATGGACAGCAGTGGAAAGATTATCTGGGCCAAACACTCTGAAGTCCAGCAAGCTAACATTAAAGCCATTGGGGATCAAGATGTTAAAGATGGGGAGAGGCTTCCTCTGGCTGTAAAGGACATGGGCAGCTGTGAAATCTACCCCCAAACCATCGCTCACAATCCCAACGGAAG GTTTGTGGTGGTGTGTGGAGACGGAGAATACATCATATACACTGCCATGGCTCTTAGGAACAAAAGTTTTGGATCTGCCCAGGAATTTGTCTGGAGCAGCGATTCCTCAGTGTATGCCATTCGGGAATCAACAAGCTCTGTCAAAATCTTCAAGAACTTTAAAGAACAAAGAGCATTTAAACCAGAATTTGGAGCTGAAG GTATCTATGGAGGTTATATGTTGGGGACTCGGTCAGTGAGTGGCCTGGCCTTCTATGACTGGGAATCAACAGAACTAGTCAGGCGAATAGAAATTACACCAAAAAAT GTGTATTGGAGTGAGAATGGTGAGCTGTGTTGTATCACGACAGATGAATCCTTCTTTGTTCTGAAATACAATGCTGAGGCAGTAGAAAAAGCCAGGGAAAATAGGGAAGATGTGGGAGAGGACGGAATCGAGGAAGCCTTTGACGTTGTTGGGGAAATTGAGGAAACCGTTAAGACAGGGGTTTGGGTAGGGGACTGCTTCATCTACACCAACAGTGTTAATCGTCTCAACTACTATGTGGGAGGTGAAATTGTCACCATTGCTCACCTGGACAG gttgATGTATTTGCTGGGCTACATTCCAAAGGATAATCGTTTGTATCTGGGTGACAAGGAACTGAACATTGTCAGTTTCTCTCTCCTTGTGTCAGTGCTGGAATACCAAACAGCTGTGATGAGGAGGGACTTTGAAACAGCTGATAAAATATTACCCATGATTCCCAGGGAACACAGGTCAAGGGTTGCACATTTCTTAGAAAAACAG GGATTCAAATCCCAAGCTTTGGCAGTGACCTGTGATCCTGAACACAAGTTTGAGTTGGCATTACAGCTGGGAGATCTGAAGACCTGCTACCAAATTGCCAAGGAAGCAGAG TCGGAACAAAAGTGGAAGCAGTTGGCTGAGCTAGCCATCAGCAAGTGTGAGTTTGGTCTGGCCCAAGAGTGTCTCCACCAGGCTAATGACTTTGGGGGTCTTCTGCTGCTGGCCAGTTCTGCCGGAAATGCCCAGATGGTGGCCAAGCTTGGGGACACCGCTGAGAAAGCTGGCCAAAACAATGTCGCTTTCATCTCCCACTTCGTTCTGGGAAG GTTGGAGGAGTGTCTGGAGGTACTGATAAACACAGGACGACTTCCAGAAGCCGCTTTCTTCGCCAGAACTTACCTACCTAGTCAGGTCTCAAG GGTTGTCGAGTTGTGGAGGGAACACTTAGGAAAAGTCAACAAAAAAGCAGCCAACTCACTGGCCGATCCACAGGAGTATGAGAATTTGTTCCCAGATTGGAAGAATGCCCTTAAGACAGAGACTTTCTTGAAACCCCAGCGGCAACGTGCAATCCCTGCAGACAAATTCCTTCGTGTACCT CCAAACCATGAGAGGACCCCAGTTGAGGAGATGAAGCAGGCAGAGGAGCAGGGGTCTTTCACATTTGTCCAAGATCCTCAGGATGGAGAGGAGGAATTTGAACAAGCCCCAGAGACCACACAACAGAATGTCAAG gaacCAACACCTCCACAGAAATCTGAGGCCCCACCCCCAGAGCCAATCCCTAGTAAAATAGAAATGGATGACCTTGAGAAAGAATTAGAACTTGATCTAGAAAATATGAACATTGACAATGTAGACACATCG GACCCTACTGAGGACCAG
- the LOC125676859 gene encoding coatomer subunit beta'-like isoform X3: MPLRLDIKRKLSARSDRVKCVDLHPTEPWMLASLYNGNVHVWNHESQQLIKSFEVCDLPVRSSRFVPRKNWVITGSDDMQIRVFNYNTLERVNQFEAHSDYIRSLAVHPTQPFILSSSDDMLIKLWDWEKKWTCTQVFEGHSHYVMQIVINPKDNNTFASASLDRTVKVWQLGSNTPNFTLEGHEKGVNCVDYYSGGDKPYLISGADDRLIKIWDYQNKTCVQTLEGHAQNISAVAFHPELPIIMTGSEDGTVRIWHANTYRLESTLNYGLERVWTIAAQKGSNNVALGYDEGSIIIKLGREEPAMSMDSSGKIIWAKHSEVQQANIKAIGDQDVKDGERLPLAVKDMGSCEIYPQTIAHNPNGRFVVVCGDGEYIIYTAMALRNKSFGSAQEFVWSSDSSVYAIRESTSSVKIFKNFKEQRAFKPEFGAEGIYGGYMLGTRSVSGLAFYDWESTELVRRIEITPKNVYWSENGELCCITTDESFFVLKYNAEAVEKARENREDVGEDGIEEAFDVVGEIEETVKTGVWVGDCFIYTNSVNRLNYYVGGEIVTIAHLDRLMYLLGYIPKDNRLYLGDKELNIVSFSLLVSVLEYQTAVMRRDFETADKILPMIPREHRSRVAHFLEKQGFKSQALAVTCDPEHKFELALQLGDLKTCYQIAKEAESEQKWKQLAELAISKCEFGLAQECLHQANDFGGLLLLASSAGNAQMVAKLGDTAEKAGQNNVAFISHFVLGRLEECLEVLINTGRLPEAAFFARTYLPSQVSRVVELWREHLGKVNKKAANSLADPQEYENLFPDWKNALKTETFLKPQRQRAIPADKFLRVPPNHERTPVEEMKQAEEQGSFTFVQDPQDGEEEFEQAPETTQQNVKVGHLSQAPETTQQNVKEPTPPQKSEAPPPEPIPSKIEMDDLEKELELDLENMNIDNVDTSDINLDEDLLED; encoded by the exons ATG CCTCTTCGACTTGATATCAAGCGAAAACTGTCGGCACGATCAGACCGTGTCAAGTGTGTTGATTTACACCCTACTGAACCATGGATGTTAGCTAGTTTATATAATGGAAATGTCCATGTATGGAATCACGAGTCTCAG CAACTCATCAAATCCTTTGAGGTGTGTGATTTACCTGTTAGAAGTTCCCGATTTGTTCCCAGGAAAAATTGGGTCATTACTGGCTCG GATGACATGCAGATCCGAGTGTTTAACTACAACACATTGGAACGAGTCAATCAATTTGAGGCTCACTCTGATTACATCAGAAGCTTAGCTGTTCACCCTACTCAGCCATTCATCCTCAGCAGCAGTG ATGATATGTTGATCAAGCTTTGGGACTGGGAGAAGAAGTGGACCTGTACTCAGGTGTTTGAGGGCCACTCTCACTATGTGATGCAGATTGTGATCAACCCCAAGGACAACAACACCTTTGCTAGTGCATCTCTGGACAGAACTGTCAAG GTCTGGCAGCTTGGATCCAACACACCTAATTTCACACTTGAGGGACATGAAAAGGGAGTGAACTGTGTAGACTACTATTCAGGAGGAGATAAACCCTACCTGATCTCAGGAGCTGATGACAGACTGATTAAAATCTGGGACTACCAG AACAAGACATGTGTTCAGACTTTGGAAGGACATGCCCAGAACATTTCTGCTGTGGCATTCCACCCTGAGCTCCCCATAATAATGACTGGGTCAGAAGATG GCACAGTAAGAATCTGGCATGCGAATACATACAGACTCGAGAGCACGCTGAATTACGGACTTGAGAGAGTGTGGACCATTGCAGCTCAGAAGGGTTCCAACAATGTGGCCCTTGGATATGACGAAGGAAGCATCATCATAAAG cTTGGTCGTGAGGAACCAGCTATGTCCATGGACAGCAGTGGAAAGATTATCTGGGCCAAACACTCTGAAGTCCAGCAAGCTAACATTAAAGCCATTGGGGATCAAGATGTTAAAGATGGGGAGAGGCTTCCTCTGGCTGTAAAGGACATGGGCAGCTGTGAAATCTACCCCCAAACCATCGCTCACAATCCCAACGGAAG GTTTGTGGTGGTGTGTGGAGACGGAGAATACATCATATACACTGCCATGGCTCTTAGGAACAAAAGTTTTGGATCTGCCCAGGAATTTGTCTGGAGCAGCGATTCCTCAGTGTATGCCATTCGGGAATCAACAAGCTCTGTCAAAATCTTCAAGAACTTTAAAGAACAAAGAGCATTTAAACCAGAATTTGGAGCTGAAG GTATCTATGGAGGTTATATGTTGGGGACTCGGTCAGTGAGTGGCCTGGCCTTCTATGACTGGGAATCAACAGAACTAGTCAGGCGAATAGAAATTACACCAAAAAAT GTGTATTGGAGTGAGAATGGTGAGCTGTGTTGTATCACGACAGATGAATCCTTCTTTGTTCTGAAATACAATGCTGAGGCAGTAGAAAAAGCCAGGGAAAATAGGGAAGATGTGGGAGAGGACGGAATCGAGGAAGCCTTTGACGTTGTTGGGGAAATTGAGGAAACCGTTAAGACAGGGGTTTGGGTAGGGGACTGCTTCATCTACACCAACAGTGTTAATCGTCTCAACTACTATGTGGGAGGTGAAATTGTCACCATTGCTCACCTGGACAG gttgATGTATTTGCTGGGCTACATTCCAAAGGATAATCGTTTGTATCTGGGTGACAAGGAACTGAACATTGTCAGTTTCTCTCTCCTTGTGTCAGTGCTGGAATACCAAACAGCTGTGATGAGGAGGGACTTTGAAACAGCTGATAAAATATTACCCATGATTCCCAGGGAACACAGGTCAAGGGTTGCACATTTCTTAGAAAAACAG GGATTCAAATCCCAAGCTTTGGCAGTGACCTGTGATCCTGAACACAAGTTTGAGTTGGCATTACAGCTGGGAGATCTGAAGACCTGCTACCAAATTGCCAAGGAAGCAGAG TCGGAACAAAAGTGGAAGCAGTTGGCTGAGCTAGCCATCAGCAAGTGTGAGTTTGGTCTGGCCCAAGAGTGTCTCCACCAGGCTAATGACTTTGGGGGTCTTCTGCTGCTGGCCAGTTCTGCCGGAAATGCCCAGATGGTGGCCAAGCTTGGGGACACCGCTGAGAAAGCTGGCCAAAACAATGTCGCTTTCATCTCCCACTTCGTTCTGGGAAG GTTGGAGGAGTGTCTGGAGGTACTGATAAACACAGGACGACTTCCAGAAGCCGCTTTCTTCGCCAGAACTTACCTACCTAGTCAGGTCTCAAG GGTTGTCGAGTTGTGGAGGGAACACTTAGGAAAAGTCAACAAAAAAGCAGCCAACTCACTGGCCGATCCACAGGAGTATGAGAATTTGTTCCCAGATTGGAAGAATGCCCTTAAGACAGAGACTTTCTTGAAACCCCAGCGGCAACGTGCAATCCCTGCAGACAAATTCCTTCGTGTACCT CCAAACCATGAGAGGACCCCAGTTGAGGAGATGAAGCAGGCAGAGGAGCAGGGGTCTTTCACATTTGTCCAAGATCCTCAGGATGGAGAGGAGGAATTTGAACAAGCCCCAGAGACCACACAACAGAATGTCAAGGTAGGACACTTGTCACAAGCCCCAGAGACCACACAACAGAATGTCAAG gaacCAACACCTCCACAGAAATCTGAGGCCCCACCCCCAGAGCCAATCCCTAGTAAAATAGAAATGGATGACCTTGAGAAAGAATTAGAACTTGATCTAGAAAATATGAACATTGACAATGTAGACACATCG
- the LOC125676859 gene encoding coatomer subunit beta'-like isoform X4 — protein sequence MPLRLGVKRVLSARSDRVKSSELHPKEPWMLVSLFNGQVHIWNSESQQLIKSFEVCDLPVRSSRFVPRKNWVITGSDDMQIRVFNYNTLERVNQFEAHSDYIRSLAVHPTQPFILSSSDDMLIKLWDWEKKWTCTQVFEGHSHYVMQIVINPKDNNTFASASLDRTVKVWQLGSNTPNFTLEGHEKGVNCVDYYSGGDKPYLISGADDRLIKIWDYQNKTCVQTLEGHAQNISAVAFHPELPIIMTGSEDGTVRIWHANTYRLESTLNYGLERVWTIAAQKGSNNVALGYDEGSIIIKLGREEPAMSMDSSGKIIWAKHSEVQQANIKAIGDQDVKDGERLPLAVKDMGSCEIYPQTIAHNPNGRFVVVCGDGEYIIYTAMALRNKSFGSAQEFVWSSDSSVYAIRESTSSVKIFKNFKEQRAFKPEFGAEGIYGGYMLGTRSVSGLAFYDWESTELVRRIEITPKNVYWSENGELCCITTDESFFVLKYNAEAVEKARENREDVGEDGIEEAFDVVGEIEETVKTGVWVGDCFIYTNSVNRLNYYVGGEIVTIAHLDRLMYLLGYIPKDNRLYLGDKELNIVSFSLLVSVLEYQTAVMRRDFETADKILPMIPREHRSRVAHFLEKQGFKSQALAVTCDPEHKFELALQLGDLKTCYQIAKEAESEQKWKQLAELAISKCEFGLAQECLHQANDFGGLLLLASSAGNAQMVAKLGDTAEKAGQNNVAFISHFVLGRLEECLEVLINTGRLPEAAFFARTYLPSQVSRVVELWREHLGKVNKKAANSLADPQEYENLFPDWKNALKTETFLKPQRQRAIPADKFLRVPPNHERTPVEEMKQAEEQGSFTFVQDPQDGEEEFEQAPETTQQNVKVGHLSQAPETTQQNVKEPTPPQKSEAPPPEPIPSKIEMDDLEKELELDLENMNIDNVDTSDINLDEDLLED from the exons ATG CCGCTACGACTAGGTGTAAAGCGAGTTCTTTCAGCACGATCAGACAGAGTTAAAAGTAGTGAACTGCATCCAAAAGAACCATGGATGCTAGTCAGTCTCTTCAACGGGCAGGTTCATATTTGGAATAGTGAATCACAG CAACTCATCAAATCCTTTGAGGTGTGTGATTTACCTGTTAGAAGTTCCCGATTTGTTCCCAGGAAAAATTGGGTCATTACTGGCTCG GATGACATGCAGATCCGAGTGTTTAACTACAACACATTGGAACGAGTCAATCAATTTGAGGCTCACTCTGATTACATCAGAAGCTTAGCTGTTCACCCTACTCAGCCATTCATCCTCAGCAGCAGTG ATGATATGTTGATCAAGCTTTGGGACTGGGAGAAGAAGTGGACCTGTACTCAGGTGTTTGAGGGCCACTCTCACTATGTGATGCAGATTGTGATCAACCCCAAGGACAACAACACCTTTGCTAGTGCATCTCTGGACAGAACTGTCAAG GTCTGGCAGCTTGGATCCAACACACCTAATTTCACACTTGAGGGACATGAAAAGGGAGTGAACTGTGTAGACTACTATTCAGGAGGAGATAAACCCTACCTGATCTCAGGAGCTGATGACAGACTGATTAAAATCTGGGACTACCAG AACAAGACATGTGTTCAGACTTTGGAAGGACATGCCCAGAACATTTCTGCTGTGGCATTCCACCCTGAGCTCCCCATAATAATGACTGGGTCAGAAGATG GCACAGTAAGAATCTGGCATGCGAATACATACAGACTCGAGAGCACGCTGAATTACGGACTTGAGAGAGTGTGGACCATTGCAGCTCAGAAGGGTTCCAACAATGTGGCCCTTGGATATGACGAAGGAAGCATCATCATAAAG cTTGGTCGTGAGGAACCAGCTATGTCCATGGACAGCAGTGGAAAGATTATCTGGGCCAAACACTCTGAAGTCCAGCAAGCTAACATTAAAGCCATTGGGGATCAAGATGTTAAAGATGGGGAGAGGCTTCCTCTGGCTGTAAAGGACATGGGCAGCTGTGAAATCTACCCCCAAACCATCGCTCACAATCCCAACGGAAG GTTTGTGGTGGTGTGTGGAGACGGAGAATACATCATATACACTGCCATGGCTCTTAGGAACAAAAGTTTTGGATCTGCCCAGGAATTTGTCTGGAGCAGCGATTCCTCAGTGTATGCCATTCGGGAATCAACAAGCTCTGTCAAAATCTTCAAGAACTTTAAAGAACAAAGAGCATTTAAACCAGAATTTGGAGCTGAAG GTATCTATGGAGGTTATATGTTGGGGACTCGGTCAGTGAGTGGCCTGGCCTTCTATGACTGGGAATCAACAGAACTAGTCAGGCGAATAGAAATTACACCAAAAAAT GTGTATTGGAGTGAGAATGGTGAGCTGTGTTGTATCACGACAGATGAATCCTTCTTTGTTCTGAAATACAATGCTGAGGCAGTAGAAAAAGCCAGGGAAAATAGGGAAGATGTGGGAGAGGACGGAATCGAGGAAGCCTTTGACGTTGTTGGGGAAATTGAGGAAACCGTTAAGACAGGGGTTTGGGTAGGGGACTGCTTCATCTACACCAACAGTGTTAATCGTCTCAACTACTATGTGGGAGGTGAAATTGTCACCATTGCTCACCTGGACAG gttgATGTATTTGCTGGGCTACATTCCAAAGGATAATCGTTTGTATCTGGGTGACAAGGAACTGAACATTGTCAGTTTCTCTCTCCTTGTGTCAGTGCTGGAATACCAAACAGCTGTGATGAGGAGGGACTTTGAAACAGCTGATAAAATATTACCCATGATTCCCAGGGAACACAGGTCAAGGGTTGCACATTTCTTAGAAAAACAG GGATTCAAATCCCAAGCTTTGGCAGTGACCTGTGATCCTGAACACAAGTTTGAGTTGGCATTACAGCTGGGAGATCTGAAGACCTGCTACCAAATTGCCAAGGAAGCAGAG TCGGAACAAAAGTGGAAGCAGTTGGCTGAGCTAGCCATCAGCAAGTGTGAGTTTGGTCTGGCCCAAGAGTGTCTCCACCAGGCTAATGACTTTGGGGGTCTTCTGCTGCTGGCCAGTTCTGCCGGAAATGCCCAGATGGTGGCCAAGCTTGGGGACACCGCTGAGAAAGCTGGCCAAAACAATGTCGCTTTCATCTCCCACTTCGTTCTGGGAAG GTTGGAGGAGTGTCTGGAGGTACTGATAAACACAGGACGACTTCCAGAAGCCGCTTTCTTCGCCAGAACTTACCTACCTAGTCAGGTCTCAAG GGTTGTCGAGTTGTGGAGGGAACACTTAGGAAAAGTCAACAAAAAAGCAGCCAACTCACTGGCCGATCCACAGGAGTATGAGAATTTGTTCCCAGATTGGAAGAATGCCCTTAAGACAGAGACTTTCTTGAAACCCCAGCGGCAACGTGCAATCCCTGCAGACAAATTCCTTCGTGTACCT CCAAACCATGAGAGGACCCCAGTTGAGGAGATGAAGCAGGCAGAGGAGCAGGGGTCTTTCACATTTGTCCAAGATCCTCAGGATGGAGAGGAGGAATTTGAACAAGCCCCAGAGACCACACAACAGAATGTCAAGGTAGGACACTTGTCACAAGCCCCAGAGACCACACAACAGAATGTCAAG gaacCAACACCTCCACAGAAATCTGAGGCCCCACCCCCAGAGCCAATCCCTAGTAAAATAGAAATGGATGACCTTGAGAAAGAATTAGAACTTGATCTAGAAAATATGAACATTGACAATGTAGACACATCG